A window from Gopherus flavomarginatus isolate rGopFla2 chromosome 4, rGopFla2.mat.asm, whole genome shotgun sequence encodes these proteins:
- the RBBP9 gene encoding LOW QUALITY PROTEIN: serine hydrolase RBBP9 (The sequence of the model RefSeq protein was modified relative to this genomic sequence to represent the inferred CDS: deleted 2 bases in 1 codon), translating to MPPFCLHFPASPLFGLKLCFRSSCCSCGMFQMRPQLRPTRAVIVPGNGSGDVEKSNWYRWVWEGLEEIPGFQCILRNMPDPITARESIWLPFMESELHCDEQTIIIGHSSGAAAAMRYAETHKVYAIILVSAYVSDLGDENERESGYFNRPWQWEKIKANCHRIVQFASTDDPFLPWSEQQAVANELNTELYKFTDRGHFQSSEFNELISVIQGILNSAA from the exons ATGCCTCCTTTCTGTCTCCATTTCCCAGCATCCCCTCTTTTTGGCTTGAAACTGTGTTTCCGCTCCTCCTGCTGCAGT TGTGGCATGTTCCAGATGCGGCCGCAGCTTCGTCCCACTAGAGCTGTTATAGTGCCTGGGAACGGGTCAGGCGATGTAGAGAAATCCAACTGGTACAGATGGGTGTGGGAAGGACTGGAGGAG ATACCTGGTTTCCAGTGTATACTTCGAAATATGCCTGACCCAA TTACAGCTCGAGAGAGTATCTGGCTGCCGTTCATGGAATCGGAACTCCATTGCGATGAGCAGACTATCATTATTGGACATAgttctggtgctgctgctgccatgag GTATGCAGAAACTCACAAGGTGTATGCAATTATTTTAGTGTCTGCTTATGTTTCTGACTTGGGAGATGAGAATGAAAGAGAGAGTG GATACTTTAACCGACCTTGGCAGTGGGAGAAGATCAAGGCTAATTGTCATCGCATTGTGCAGTTTGCTTCCACAGATGATCCTTTCCTTCCCTGGAGCGAGCAGCAGGCAGTGGCCAATGAGCTCAACACAGAGCTATACAAGTTCACAGACAGGGGCCACTTCCAGAGCAGTGAATTCAATGAGCTAATAAGTGTGATCCAGGGAATACTCAACAGTGCTGCTTAA
- the POLR3F gene encoding DNA-directed RNA polymerase III subunit RPC6, with protein MAEVKVKPEVPDPLEIENRIIELCHQFPHGITDQVIQNDMPHMEPQQRAMAINRLLSVGQLDLLRSNTGLLYRIKESQNAGKMKGSDNQEKLVYQIIEDAANKGIWSRDIRYKSNLPLTEINKILKNLESKKLIKAVKSVAASKKKVYMLYNLQPDRSVTGGAWYSDQDFESEFVEVLNQQCCKFLQTKAEAAHDSKQNPMIQRNSSFASSHEVWKYICELGISKVELSMEDIETILNTLIYDGKVEMTIIAAKEGTVGSVDGHMKLYRAVNPIIQPTGLIRTPCGLCPVFDDCHEGGEISPSNCIYMTEWLEF; from the exons ATGGCCGAGGTGAAGGTGAAGCCGGAGGTCCCGGACCCGCTGGAGATAGAGAACAG GATCATTGAGCTCTGCCACCAGTTCCCTCACGGCATCACCGACCAAGTGATCCAGAATGACATGCCCCACATGGAGCCCCAGCAGCGGGCCATGGCTATCAACAGGCTGCTCTCCGTG GGACAGCTAGACCTTCTCAGGAGCAACACTGGCCTTCTCTACAGGATCAAAGAGTCTCAAAATGCAGG TAAAATGAAGGGATCTGACAATCAAGAGAAGCTGGTCTATCAAATTATAGAGGATGCAGCCAACAAAG gtatTTGGAGCCGAGATATTAGATACAAAAGTAATCTACCTTTAACAGAGATCAACAAGATACTGAAAAACTTGGAGAGCAAGAAACTTATTAAAGCTGTTAAGTCTGTGGCA GCCTCAAAGAAGAAGGTGTATATGTTATATAATCTGCAGCCTGACCGGTCTGTGACTGGAGGGGCCTGGTACAGCGACCAAGACTTTGAATCTGAATTTGTGGAGGTGTTAAACCAACAGTGTTGTAAATTCTTACAGACTAAG GCAGAAGCAGCTCATGACAGCAAACAGAACCCTATGATACAGAGAAACAGTTCATTTGCATCATCCCATGAGGTGTGGAAATACATTTGCGAGCTGGGCATCAGTAAG GTCGAATTGTCAATGGAGGATATCGAAACTATTTTAAACACACTAATATATGATGGAAAGGTGGAGATGACCATCATTGCCGCAAAAGAAGGGACAGTTGGCAGTGTGGATGGGCACATGAAATTGTACAGAGCTGTCAATCCTATCATCCAGCCCACTGGGTTAATCCGAACACCCTGTGGACTCTGCCCA GTCTTTGATGACTGTCATGAAGGTGGTGAGATTTCTCCATCAAACTGCATTTATATGACAGAGTGGCTAGAATTTTGA